One Bacteroidota bacterium genomic window carries:
- a CDS encoding T9SS type A sorting domain-containing protein translates to MRPVFSMKKILIILFLTLNYFSLYSQKQGNIWCFGDSAGIDFNQSPPTTFTSSVRNRGSCCSIADTSGSLLFYANAQAGRIGNTTQVWSSNHQLMQNGDSIVGQGWFYELVIVPNPSGNNTFYLFSIGVTNSGDSGLYYSLVDMNLNGGLGAVTQKNIRLQPFKIDDGLTAIKHGNGRDWWLFFRRNIAPSDTFYSYLIDPTGINNYTIQKAGSLHPGFRKQLFFNSNGSKLVATGGAGIIELFDFDRCTGVISNPINISQSFETPLIGGAAISPNDSILYVSTNTSSPDTSYLFQYNLADTNIRLTKDTIHIYTYPPSVYEAGMLKLGPDKRIYVANIYYNGVQNYFPYADSMYNNINMNVGVIQSPDSIGSSCNFQPYSFYLGGKRSYSQFPNNPDYALGPITNSICDTVTSIDETLSQKTSSLSVFYHHAWQTAFINANGLKGSQLKLIVMDISGRMVYSEGSIATNGYFSRDLPMNDFASGLYLITIFTEKEKLTGKIVKP, encoded by the coding sequence ATGCGTCCTGTTTTTTCTATGAAAAAAATTCTGATCATATTATTCTTAACACTGAATTATTTCAGTTTGTACTCCCAAAAGCAAGGCAATATCTGGTGTTTTGGAGATAGTGCCGGAATTGATTTTAATCAGTCACCACCGACGACATTTACATCTAGCGTCAGAAACAGAGGAAGTTGTTGTTCAATTGCAGATACTAGTGGTTCGCTTTTATTTTATGCGAATGCGCAGGCGGGCAGAATTGGAAATACAACACAAGTGTGGTCAAGTAATCACCAATTGATGCAAAACGGTGATTCAATTGTAGGACAGGGATGGTTCTATGAATTAGTGATCGTGCCTAATCCTAGTGGTAATAATACTTTTTACTTGTTTTCAATTGGAGTAACTAATAGTGGCGATTCGGGACTTTACTATTCTTTAGTCGATATGAATTTGAATGGTGGATTAGGAGCAGTAACACAGAAAAATATCCGGCTTCAACCATTTAAAATTGATGATGGTTTAACGGCTATTAAACATGGTAATGGGCGGGACTGGTGGTTGTTTTTCCGGCGAAACATAGCCCCTTCAGATACATTCTATAGTTATTTAATTGACCCGACTGGTATCAATAATTACACTATTCAAAAAGCAGGCTCGTTGCATCCGGGTTTTCGTAAGCAACTCTTTTTTAACAGTAATGGTTCAAAGCTTGTTGCCACTGGTGGAGCTGGTATAATTGAGTTGTTTGATTTTGACCGATGCACAGGAGTAATTTCAAACCCAATAAACATTTCACAAAGTTTTGAAACTCCTTTGATTGGTGGAGCAGCTATATCTCCGAATGATTCTATATTATATGTTTCAACAAATACCAGTTCTCCTGATACGAGCTATCTTTTCCAATATAACCTGGCGGATACCAATATTCGATTGACAAAAGATACAATACATATTTATACTTATCCACCTTCAGTTTACGAAGCGGGCATGTTAAAACTCGGACCAGACAAAAGAATTTATGTAGCCAATATTTATTACAATGGAGTTCAGAATTATTTTCCGTATGCTGATAGTATGTATAATAATATAAACATGAATGTCGGAGTAATTCAATCGCCGGATTCAATTGGTTCAAGTTGTAATTTTCAGCCATACTCTTTTTATCTGGGAGGGAAAAGGAGCTATTCCCAATTTCCAAATAACCCTGATTATGCCTTAGGACCAATTACAAACAGCATATGCGATACAGTTACTTCTATAGATGAAACATTATCACAAAAAACTTCATCTCTCAGTGTTTTTTATCACCATGCATGGCAAACCGCATTTATCAATGCAAACGGATTAAAAGGTTCGCAACTGAAATTAATTGTAATGGATATTTCAGGTCGAATGGTTTATTCTGAAGGAAGCATCGCTACAAATGGTTACTTCTCGCGTGATCTACCGATGAATGATTTTGCATCAGGTCTTTATTTGATTACAATTTTTACTGAGAAAGAAAAATTGACTGGGAAAATTGTGAAACCATAG
- a CDS encoding T9SS type A sorting domain-containing protein: protein MNGINWYYDASIDNNYNPNPHIANFINDIDLTPHGSCPDPTLVQISNNIEEDLKDIAYDLIQYSDFNGEMKYENKEFFYEKIKENPSLLNRGLPEDQVFQQLYNSLRTGNIGAFDDVKDFVKNSDFAQAYLKNLTIVHQNTIEENKKIVNEIYLHCEMNDTLPDSLQISLLENIAFQYPSSGGEAVYWARAILHLDIEDNMISLRKRNPIVKGEEGFGKLYPNPASETVIYEYPLKQEEKGVFEIYDQLNKMIFASEILTTYHSIKTSGFKNGVYNCRFIIDEKIVDYQKLVIVK, encoded by the coding sequence TTGAATGGTATTAACTGGTATTATGATGCATCGATAGATAACAATTATAATCCTAATCCGCATATTGCAAATTTTATTAACGATATTGATTTAACTCCACATGGTTCTTGTCCAGATCCAACCCTTGTTCAGATCAGCAATAATATAGAAGAAGATTTAAAAGACATTGCCTATGATTTGATACAATATTCTGATTTCAATGGCGAAATGAAATATGAAAACAAGGAGTTTTTCTATGAAAAAATAAAGGAAAATCCTTCATTGCTCAATCGAGGTTTACCGGAGGATCAGGTTTTTCAGCAACTCTATAACTCGCTTCGAACAGGAAATATTGGAGCATTTGATGATGTAAAGGATTTCGTAAAGAATAGTGATTTTGCACAGGCATATTTAAAAAATCTTACCATTGTTCATCAAAATACAATTGAAGAAAATAAAAAAATAGTAAATGAAATTTATTTGCATTGCGAAATGAATGATACCTTACCGGATTCACTTCAGATATCTCTTTTGGAGAACATTGCTTTTCAATATCCATCATCAGGAGGTGAAGCTGTTTACTGGGCTCGTGCAATACTTCATTTGGATATAGAAGATAACATGATATCCTTACGAAAACGTAATCCGATTGTAAAAGGCGAAGAGGGATTCGGAAAATTATATCCAAATCCTGCCAGTGAAACTGTCATTTATGAGTACCCTTTAAAGCAAGAAGAGAAAGGTGTATTTGAAATTTATGATCAATTGAATAAAATGATTTTTGCATCGGAAATACTAACGACCTATCATTCAATAAAGACATCGGGATTTAAGAATGGGGTATATAATTGCCGTTTCATAATTGATGAGAAAATTGTTGATTATCAAAAGCTGGTAATCGTAAAATGA